From the genome of Caloenas nicobarica isolate bCalNic1 chromosome 16, bCalNic1.hap1, whole genome shotgun sequence, one region includes:
- the CLTCL1 gene encoding clathrin heavy chain 2 isoform X3, whose amino-acid sequence MAQILPIRFQEHFQLQNLGINPANIGFSTLTMESDKFICIREKVGEQAQVVIIDMSDPTTPIRRPISAESAIMNPASKVIALKAGKTLQIFNIEMKSKMKAHTMAEEVIFWKWISVNTVALVTETAVYHWSMEGESQPQKMFDRHASLAGCQIINYRTDEHQKWLLLIGISAQQNRVVGAMQLYSVDRKVSQPIEGHAAAFAEFKIEGNAKPSTLFCFAVRSPAGGKLHIIEVGQPATGNQPFVKKAVDVFFPPEAQTDFPVAMQIGVKHGVIYLITKYGYIHMYDLESGVCIYMNRISADTIFVTAPHEPTSGIIGVNKKGQVLSVCVEEDNIVNYATNVLQNPDLGLRMAIRSNLAGAEELFARKFNTLFAQGSYADAAKVAASAPKGILRTSDTIRKFQSVPAQPGQASPLLQYFGILLDQGQLNKFESLELCRPVLQQGRKQLLEKWLKEDKLECSEELGDLVKTADPTLALSVYLRANVPNKVIQCFAETGQFQKIVLYAKKVGYTPDWIFLLRSVMRVSPEQGLQFSQMLVQDEEPLANINQIVDVFMENSLIQQCTSFLLDALKNNRPAEGHLQTRLLEMNLIHAPQVADAILGNQMFTHYDRAHIAQLCEKAGLLQRALEHYTDLYDIKRAVVHTHLLNPEWLVNFFGSLSVEDSVECLRAMLSANIRQNLQLCVQVASKYHEQLGTQSLVELFESFKSYEGLFYFLGSIVNFSQDPDVHFKYIQAACKTGQIKEVERICRESNCYNPERVKNFLKEAKLTDQLPLIIVCDRFDFVHDLVLYLYRNNLQKYIEIYVQKVNPSRIPAVVGGLLDVDCSEDVIKNLIMVVRGQFSTDELVAEVEKRNRLKLLLPWLESRIHEGCEEPATHNALAKIYIDSNNNPERFLRENPYYDSRVVGKYCEKRDPHLACVAYERGQCDLELIKVCNENSLFKSEARYLVRRKDPELWANVLEENNPFRRQLIDQVVQTALSETQDPEEVSVTVKAFMTADLPNELIELLEKIVLDNSVFSEHRNLQNLLILTAIKADRTRVMEYINRLDNYDAPDIANIAISNELYEEAFAIFRKFDVNTSAIQVLIEHIGNLDRAYEFAERCNEPAVWSQLARAQLQKDLVKEAIDSYIKADDPSAYMEVVQAANRNDNWEDLVKFLQMARKKARESYVETELIFALAKTNRLSELEEFISGPNNAHIQQVGDRCYEEGMYEAAKLLYNNVSNFARLASTLVHLGEYQAAVDSGRKANSTRTWKEVCFACVDGKEFRLAQICGLHIVIHADELEELISYYQDRGYFEELIALLEAALGLERAHMGMFTELAILYSKFKPQKMREHLELFWSRVNIPKVLRAAEQAHLWAELVFLYDKYEEYDNAIITMMNHPTDAWKEGQFKDIIAKVANVELYYKALQFYLDYKPLLINDLLLVLSPRLDHTRTVNFFSKVNQLLLVKPYLRSVQNHNNKGVNEALNNLLTEEEDYQGLRASIDAYDNFDNITLAQRLEKHELIEFRRIAAYLYKGNNRWKQSVELCKKDRLYKDAMQYAAESKDAELAEKLLQWFLEEGKQECFAACLFTCYDLLHPDVVLELAWRHNIMDFAMPYFIQVMREYLTKVDGLFYKASS is encoded by the exons TGCTAGTCTTGCAGGCTGCCAAATCATCAATTACAGAACAGATGAACACCAGAAATGGCTGCTGCTGATAGGAATTTCAGCACAG CAAAATCGTGTGGTTGGTGCAATGCAGCTGTACTCGGTTGACAGAAAAGTCTCCCAACCTATAGAGGGCCATGCAGCAGCTTTTGCGGAATTCAAAATAGAGGGAAATGCCAAACCTTCTAccctcttctgttttgctgtgaggAGTCCCGCAGGGGGCAAG ctACACATAATTGAAGTAGGTCAGCCAGCTACTGGAAATCAACCGTTTGTTAAGAAAGCTGTTGATGTGTTTTTCCCACCTGAGGCACAGACAGACTTTCCTGTAGCAATGCAG ATTGGAGTTAAGCATGGTGTTATCTACCTGATCACAAAGTATGGATATATTCACATGTATGACTTGGAGTCTGGAGTGTGCATCTACATGAATCGTATTAGTGCTGATACTATCTTTGTCACAGCACCTCATGAACCTACCTCAGGCATTATTGGTGTGAACAAAAAAGGACAG GTGCTTTCTGTATGTGTTGAGGAAGACAACATAGTGAACTATGCTACAAATGTTCTCCAGAATCCTGACTTGGGACTGCGTATGGCTATACGTAGTAATCTGGCTGGGGCAGAGGAATTATTTGCCAGAAAGTTCAACACGCTCTTTGCTCAAGGAAGCTACGCAGATGCTGCTAAAGTAGCTGCATCTGCACCGAAG GGCATTCTACGTACCAGTGATACGATCAGGAAGTTCCAGAGTGTACCAGCTCAGCCTGGGCAGGcctctcccctgctccagtaCTTTGGAATATTGCTTGACCAGGGACAGCTGAACAAGTTTGAGTCTCTGGAGCTCTGTCGCCCCGTCCTGCAGCAGGGCCGCAAGCAGCTTCTGGAGAAGTGGCTGAAGGAAGACAAG CTGGAGTGCTCAGAGGAGCTGGGAGACTTGGTGAAGACAGCTGACCCAACCCTTGCACTCAGTGTCTATCTTCGTGCTAATGTGCCAAACAAAGTGATTCAGTGCTTTGCTGAAACTGGTCAATTCCAGAAAATAGTGCTGTATGCTAAAAAG GTTGGCTATACCCCAGATTGGATCTTCTTACTGAGAAGTGTGATGAGAGTCAGTCCAGAGCAAGGCCTGCAGTTCTCTCAGATGCTGGTACAAGATGAGGAGCCACTGGCTAACATTAACCAG ATTGTGGATGTATTCATGGAGAACAGTCTTATTCAGCAGTGCACGTCCTTCCTGTTGGATGCCCTGAAAAATAACCGCCCTGCAGAAGGCCACCTTCAGACTCGCCTCCTGGAAATGAATTTGATTCATGCCCCGCAG GTTGCAGATGCCATTCTTGGAAACCAAATGTTTACACACTACGATCGTGCTCATATTGCCCAGTTGTGTGAAAAGGCAGGCTTACTCCAGCGAGCTTTGGAACACTACACGGATCTCTATGATATTAAACGTGCTGTTGTTCATACTCACCTCTTGAATCCTGAG tggCTCGTGAACTTCTTTGGCTCTCTCTCAGTTGAAGACTCTGTGGAGTGTTTACGTGCCATGCTGTCAGCCAACATTAGGCAAAACCTACAGCTATGTGTGCAAGTCGCTTCTAAATACCATGAGCAGCTTGGTACCCAGTCTCTTGTGGAGCTCTTTGAATCTTTCAAAAGCTATGAAG GACTCTTCTATTTCTTGGGTTCCATTGTAAACTTCAGCCAGGATCCAGACGTTCACTTCAAGTACATCCAGGCAGCTTGCAAGACTGGTCAGATAAAGGAAGTGGAAAGAATCTGCCGTGAAAGTAACTGCTATAACCCGGAACGGGTGAAGAACTTTCTGAAG GAGGCAAAGCTCACAGACCAGCTTCCTCTGATCATTGTCTGTGATCGATTTGACTTTGTTCATGACCTGGTGCTCTACTTATATCGCAATAACCTGCAGAAATATATAGAGATCTATGTACAGAAG GTGAATCCTAGCCGTATACCAGCAGTGGTTGGAGGGCTTCTTGATGTGGATTGTTCTGAAGATGTCATTAAGAACCTGATCATGGTGGTTAGAGGCCAATTCTCAACAGATGAGTTGGTGgctgaagtggaaaaaagaaatcg GCTTAAGTTGCTGTTGCCATGGCTTGAATCAAGGATTCATGAAGGCTGTGAAGAACCTGCGACTCATAATGCCTTGGCCAAAATCTACATTGACAGTAATAATAATCCAGAGCGGTTCCTTCGTGAGAATCCTTACTATGACAGCCGTGTAGTTGGCAAATATTGTGAAAAGAGGGACCCTCATCTGGCCTGCGTTGCTTATGAGAGGGGGCAATGTGATCTGGAACTCATAAAG GTCTGCAATGAAAACTCACTGTTTAAGAGTGAGGCTCGCTATCTGGTGCGTAGGAAGGACCCTGAGCTCTGGGCAAATGTTCTGGAAGAAAACAACCCATTCAGGCGGCAGCTTATTGACCAG GTTGTCCAAACAGCTTTATCAGAgacacaggatccagaggaggTTTCTGTAACTGTGAAAGCTTTCATGACTGCTGACCTGCCAAATGAATTGATTGAGTTATTGGAAAAAATTGTCTTAGATAATTCTGTATTCAGTGAGCACAG GAATCTCCAGAATCTGCTGATCCTGACTGCCATTAAGGCTGACCGCACTCGTGTGATGGAGTACATCAATCGGCTGGATAACTATGATGCCCCAGACATTGCAAACATTGCCATCAGTAATGAGCTATATGAAGAAGCTTTTGCTATATTCAGAAAATTTGATGTTAATACTTCGGCAATTCAG GTGCTGATTGAGCACATTGGCAACTTAGACCGTGCCTATGAATTTGCAGAGAGGTGTAATGAGCCAGCAGTATGGAGCCAGCTAGCCAGAGCGCAGCTCCAGAAGGACTTGGTGAAAGAAGCCATAGACTCCTATATAAAAGCAGATGATCCATCTGCTTACATGGAAGTTGTTCAAGCAGCTAATAGAAATG ATAACTGGGAGGACCTTGTCAAGTTCTTACAGATGGCCAGGAAAAAGGCTAGAGAATCTTACGTAGAGACAGaacttatttttgctttggcaAAAACTAATCGTCTGTCAGAACTGGAAGAGTTCATTAGTGGCCCTAATAATGCCCATATACAACAG GTTGGTGATCGCTGTTACGAAGAGGGGATGTATGAAGCAGCAAAACTACTCTATAACAATGTATCTAACTTTGCTCGCCTGGCGTCTACCTTGGTACACCTTGGAGAGTATCAGGCAGCAGTGGACAGTGGCCGCAAAGCCAACAGCACGAGGACTTGGAAGGAG GTATGCTTTGCCTGTGTGGATGGAAAAGAATTCCGCTTGGCACAGATCTGTGGCCTACACATAGTCATCCATGCTGATGAGCTTGAGGAGCTGATCAGTTACTATCAG gATCGTGGCTACTTTGAAGAACTGATTGCCCTTTTGGAAGCTGCTTTGGGCTTAGAGCGTGCTCACATGGGAATGTTTACTGAACTGGCCATCTTATACTCCAAATTCAAGCCTCAGAAAATGAGGGAACATCTGGAGCTTTTCTGGTCTAGAGTTAATATTCCAAAG gtgctcagagctgcagaacaGGCTCATCTCTGGGCAGAACTTGTATTCCTCTATGACAAGTACGAGGAGTATGACAATGCAATAATTACTATGATGAATCATCCCACTGATGCCTGGAAAGAAGGGCAGTTTAAAGACATAATTGCCAAG GTGGCCAATGTGGAGCTGTACTACAAAGCCTTGCAGTTCTACTTAGACTACAAACCTTTGCTGATCAATGATCTCCTGCTTGTATTATCTCCACGACTGGATCACACCAGGACCGTCAATTTTTTCTCAAAG GTTAATCAGCTACTTCTAGTAAAGCCTTATCTGCGTTCAGTCCAGAACCACAACAACAAAGGAGTGAATGAAGCTCTGAACAACCTTTTAACAGAGGAGGAAGACTACCAG GGTTTGAGAGCTTCCATTGATGCCTATGACAACTTCGATAACATAACTTTGGCTCAGCGTCTAGAAAAGCACGAACTAATTGAATTTAGGCGTATTGCAGCATATTTGTATAAAGGTAACAACCGCTGGAAACAGAGTGTGGAGCTATGCAAGAAAGACCGTCTGTATAAG GATGCTATGCAGTATGCAGCAGAGTCCAAAGATGCAGAACTAGCTGAGAAGCTGCTTCAGTGGTTCCTGGAAGAAGGCAAGCAGGAGTGCTTTGCAGCCTGCCTTTTCACGTGTTACGACTTGCTGCACCCAGATGTAGTCCTTGAGTTGGCGTGGAGGCATAACATCATGGACTTTGCAATGCCTTATTTCATCCAAGTGATGAGAGAGTACCTTACCAAA GTTGATGGGCTGTTCTATAAG
- the CLTCL1 gene encoding clathrin heavy chain 2 isoform X4 produces the protein MAQILPIRFQEHFQLQNLGINPANIGFSTLTMESDKFICIREKVGEQAQVVIIDMSDPTTPIRRPISAESAIMNPASKVIALKAGKTLQIFNIEMKSKMKAHTMAEEVIFWKWISVNTVALVTETAVYHWSMEGESQPQKMFDRHASLAGCQIINYRTDEHQKWLLLIGISAQQNRVVGAMQLYSVDRKVSQPIEGHAAAFAEFKIEGNAKPSTLFCFAVRSPAGGKLHIIEVGQPATGNQPFVKKAVDVFFPPEAQTDFPVAMQIGVKHGVIYLITKYGYIHMYDLESGVCIYMNRISADTIFVTAPHEPTSGIIGVNKKGQVLSVCVEEDNIVNYATNVLQNPDLGLRMAIRSNLAGAEELFARKFNTLFAQGSYADAAKVAASAPKGILRTSDTIRKFQSVPAQPGQASPLLQYFGILLDQGQLNKFESLELCRPVLQQGRKQLLEKWLKEDKLECSEELGDLVKTADPTLALSVYLRANVPNKVIQCFAETGQFQKIVLYAKKVGYTPDWIFLLRSVMRVSPEQGLQFSQMLVQDEEPLANINQIVDVFMENSLIQQCTSFLLDALKNNRPAEGHLQTRLLEMNLIHAPQVADAILGNQMFTHYDRAHIAQLCEKAGLLQRALEHYTDLYDIKRAVVHTHLLNPEWLVNFFGSLSVEDSVECLRAMLSANIRQNLQLCVQVASKYHEQLGTQSLVELFESFKSYEGLFYFLGSIVNFSQDPDVHFKYIQAACKTGQIKEVERICRESNCYNPERVKNFLKEAKLTDQLPLIIVCDRFDFVHDLVLYLYRNNLQKYIEIYVQKVNPSRIPAVVGGLLDVDCSEDVIKNLIMVVRGQFSTDELVAEVEKRNRLKLLLPWLESRIHEGCEEPATHNALAKIYIDSNNNPERFLRENPYYDSRVVGKYCEKRDPHLACVAYERGQCDLELIKVCNENSLFKSEARYLVRRKDPELWANVLEENNPFRRQLIDQVVQTALSETQDPEEVSVTVKAFMTADLPNELIELLEKIVLDNSVFSEHRNLQNLLILTAIKADRTRVMEYINRLDNYDAPDIANIAISNELYEEAFAIFRKFDVNTSAIQVLIEHIGNLDRAYEFAERCNEPAVWSQLARAQLQKDLVKEAIDSYIKADDPSAYMEVVQAANRNDNWEDLVKFLQMARKKARESYVETELIFALAKTNRLSELEEFISGPNNAHIQQVGDRCYEEGMYEAAKLLYNNVSNFARLASTLVHLGEYQAAVDSGRKANSTRTWKEVCFACVDGKEFRLAQICGLHIVIHADELEELISYYQDRGYFEELIALLEAALGLERAHMGMFTELAILYSKFKPQKMREHLELFWSRVNIPKVLRAAEQAHLWAELVFLYDKYEEYDNAIITMMNHPTDAWKEGQFKDIIAKVANVELYYKALQFYLDYKPLLINDLLLVLSPRLDHTRTVNFFSKVNQLLLVKPYLRSVQNHNNKGVNEALNNLLTEEEDYQGLRASIDAYDNFDNITLAQRLEKHELIEFRRIAAYLYKGNNRWKQSVELCKKDRLYKDAMQYAAESKDAELAEKLLQWFLEEGKQECFAACLFTCYDLLHPDVVLELAWRHNIMDFAMPYFIQVMREYLTKASS, from the exons TGCTAGTCTTGCAGGCTGCCAAATCATCAATTACAGAACAGATGAACACCAGAAATGGCTGCTGCTGATAGGAATTTCAGCACAG CAAAATCGTGTGGTTGGTGCAATGCAGCTGTACTCGGTTGACAGAAAAGTCTCCCAACCTATAGAGGGCCATGCAGCAGCTTTTGCGGAATTCAAAATAGAGGGAAATGCCAAACCTTCTAccctcttctgttttgctgtgaggAGTCCCGCAGGGGGCAAG ctACACATAATTGAAGTAGGTCAGCCAGCTACTGGAAATCAACCGTTTGTTAAGAAAGCTGTTGATGTGTTTTTCCCACCTGAGGCACAGACAGACTTTCCTGTAGCAATGCAG ATTGGAGTTAAGCATGGTGTTATCTACCTGATCACAAAGTATGGATATATTCACATGTATGACTTGGAGTCTGGAGTGTGCATCTACATGAATCGTATTAGTGCTGATACTATCTTTGTCACAGCACCTCATGAACCTACCTCAGGCATTATTGGTGTGAACAAAAAAGGACAG GTGCTTTCTGTATGTGTTGAGGAAGACAACATAGTGAACTATGCTACAAATGTTCTCCAGAATCCTGACTTGGGACTGCGTATGGCTATACGTAGTAATCTGGCTGGGGCAGAGGAATTATTTGCCAGAAAGTTCAACACGCTCTTTGCTCAAGGAAGCTACGCAGATGCTGCTAAAGTAGCTGCATCTGCACCGAAG GGCATTCTACGTACCAGTGATACGATCAGGAAGTTCCAGAGTGTACCAGCTCAGCCTGGGCAGGcctctcccctgctccagtaCTTTGGAATATTGCTTGACCAGGGACAGCTGAACAAGTTTGAGTCTCTGGAGCTCTGTCGCCCCGTCCTGCAGCAGGGCCGCAAGCAGCTTCTGGAGAAGTGGCTGAAGGAAGACAAG CTGGAGTGCTCAGAGGAGCTGGGAGACTTGGTGAAGACAGCTGACCCAACCCTTGCACTCAGTGTCTATCTTCGTGCTAATGTGCCAAACAAAGTGATTCAGTGCTTTGCTGAAACTGGTCAATTCCAGAAAATAGTGCTGTATGCTAAAAAG GTTGGCTATACCCCAGATTGGATCTTCTTACTGAGAAGTGTGATGAGAGTCAGTCCAGAGCAAGGCCTGCAGTTCTCTCAGATGCTGGTACAAGATGAGGAGCCACTGGCTAACATTAACCAG ATTGTGGATGTATTCATGGAGAACAGTCTTATTCAGCAGTGCACGTCCTTCCTGTTGGATGCCCTGAAAAATAACCGCCCTGCAGAAGGCCACCTTCAGACTCGCCTCCTGGAAATGAATTTGATTCATGCCCCGCAG GTTGCAGATGCCATTCTTGGAAACCAAATGTTTACACACTACGATCGTGCTCATATTGCCCAGTTGTGTGAAAAGGCAGGCTTACTCCAGCGAGCTTTGGAACACTACACGGATCTCTATGATATTAAACGTGCTGTTGTTCATACTCACCTCTTGAATCCTGAG tggCTCGTGAACTTCTTTGGCTCTCTCTCAGTTGAAGACTCTGTGGAGTGTTTACGTGCCATGCTGTCAGCCAACATTAGGCAAAACCTACAGCTATGTGTGCAAGTCGCTTCTAAATACCATGAGCAGCTTGGTACCCAGTCTCTTGTGGAGCTCTTTGAATCTTTCAAAAGCTATGAAG GACTCTTCTATTTCTTGGGTTCCATTGTAAACTTCAGCCAGGATCCAGACGTTCACTTCAAGTACATCCAGGCAGCTTGCAAGACTGGTCAGATAAAGGAAGTGGAAAGAATCTGCCGTGAAAGTAACTGCTATAACCCGGAACGGGTGAAGAACTTTCTGAAG GAGGCAAAGCTCACAGACCAGCTTCCTCTGATCATTGTCTGTGATCGATTTGACTTTGTTCATGACCTGGTGCTCTACTTATATCGCAATAACCTGCAGAAATATATAGAGATCTATGTACAGAAG GTGAATCCTAGCCGTATACCAGCAGTGGTTGGAGGGCTTCTTGATGTGGATTGTTCTGAAGATGTCATTAAGAACCTGATCATGGTGGTTAGAGGCCAATTCTCAACAGATGAGTTGGTGgctgaagtggaaaaaagaaatcg GCTTAAGTTGCTGTTGCCATGGCTTGAATCAAGGATTCATGAAGGCTGTGAAGAACCTGCGACTCATAATGCCTTGGCCAAAATCTACATTGACAGTAATAATAATCCAGAGCGGTTCCTTCGTGAGAATCCTTACTATGACAGCCGTGTAGTTGGCAAATATTGTGAAAAGAGGGACCCTCATCTGGCCTGCGTTGCTTATGAGAGGGGGCAATGTGATCTGGAACTCATAAAG GTCTGCAATGAAAACTCACTGTTTAAGAGTGAGGCTCGCTATCTGGTGCGTAGGAAGGACCCTGAGCTCTGGGCAAATGTTCTGGAAGAAAACAACCCATTCAGGCGGCAGCTTATTGACCAG GTTGTCCAAACAGCTTTATCAGAgacacaggatccagaggaggTTTCTGTAACTGTGAAAGCTTTCATGACTGCTGACCTGCCAAATGAATTGATTGAGTTATTGGAAAAAATTGTCTTAGATAATTCTGTATTCAGTGAGCACAG GAATCTCCAGAATCTGCTGATCCTGACTGCCATTAAGGCTGACCGCACTCGTGTGATGGAGTACATCAATCGGCTGGATAACTATGATGCCCCAGACATTGCAAACATTGCCATCAGTAATGAGCTATATGAAGAAGCTTTTGCTATATTCAGAAAATTTGATGTTAATACTTCGGCAATTCAG GTGCTGATTGAGCACATTGGCAACTTAGACCGTGCCTATGAATTTGCAGAGAGGTGTAATGAGCCAGCAGTATGGAGCCAGCTAGCCAGAGCGCAGCTCCAGAAGGACTTGGTGAAAGAAGCCATAGACTCCTATATAAAAGCAGATGATCCATCTGCTTACATGGAAGTTGTTCAAGCAGCTAATAGAAATG ATAACTGGGAGGACCTTGTCAAGTTCTTACAGATGGCCAGGAAAAAGGCTAGAGAATCTTACGTAGAGACAGaacttatttttgctttggcaAAAACTAATCGTCTGTCAGAACTGGAAGAGTTCATTAGTGGCCCTAATAATGCCCATATACAACAG GTTGGTGATCGCTGTTACGAAGAGGGGATGTATGAAGCAGCAAAACTACTCTATAACAATGTATCTAACTTTGCTCGCCTGGCGTCTACCTTGGTACACCTTGGAGAGTATCAGGCAGCAGTGGACAGTGGCCGCAAAGCCAACAGCACGAGGACTTGGAAGGAG GTATGCTTTGCCTGTGTGGATGGAAAAGAATTCCGCTTGGCACAGATCTGTGGCCTACACATAGTCATCCATGCTGATGAGCTTGAGGAGCTGATCAGTTACTATCAG gATCGTGGCTACTTTGAAGAACTGATTGCCCTTTTGGAAGCTGCTTTGGGCTTAGAGCGTGCTCACATGGGAATGTTTACTGAACTGGCCATCTTATACTCCAAATTCAAGCCTCAGAAAATGAGGGAACATCTGGAGCTTTTCTGGTCTAGAGTTAATATTCCAAAG gtgctcagagctgcagaacaGGCTCATCTCTGGGCAGAACTTGTATTCCTCTATGACAAGTACGAGGAGTATGACAATGCAATAATTACTATGATGAATCATCCCACTGATGCCTGGAAAGAAGGGCAGTTTAAAGACATAATTGCCAAG GTGGCCAATGTGGAGCTGTACTACAAAGCCTTGCAGTTCTACTTAGACTACAAACCTTTGCTGATCAATGATCTCCTGCTTGTATTATCTCCACGACTGGATCACACCAGGACCGTCAATTTTTTCTCAAAG GTTAATCAGCTACTTCTAGTAAAGCCTTATCTGCGTTCAGTCCAGAACCACAACAACAAAGGAGTGAATGAAGCTCTGAACAACCTTTTAACAGAGGAGGAAGACTACCAG GGTTTGAGAGCTTCCATTGATGCCTATGACAACTTCGATAACATAACTTTGGCTCAGCGTCTAGAAAAGCACGAACTAATTGAATTTAGGCGTATTGCAGCATATTTGTATAAAGGTAACAACCGCTGGAAACAGAGTGTGGAGCTATGCAAGAAAGACCGTCTGTATAAG GATGCTATGCAGTATGCAGCAGAGTCCAAAGATGCAGAACTAGCTGAGAAGCTGCTTCAGTGGTTCCTGGAAGAAGGCAAGCAGGAGTGCTTTGCAGCCTGCCTTTTCACGTGTTACGACTTGCTGCACCCAGATGTAGTCCTTGAGTTGGCGTGGAGGCATAACATCATGGACTTTGCAATGCCTTATTTCATCCAAGTGATGAGAGAGTACCTTACCAAA